The following are encoded in a window of Thermodesulfobacteriota bacterium genomic DNA:
- a CDS encoding DUF2892 domain-containing protein, producing the protein MLRDSFPCNVGTLERAARFVAGFFLLFVFPGDAAAGSSGFILSFLGGLGVLSGAVGYCPIYAFLKIDTSGKKEEGGRGREGPSKG; encoded by the coding sequence ATGCTAAGAGATTCTTTCCCGTGCAACGTAGGGACGCTTGAGAGGGCGGCGCGCTTTGTGGCGGGCTTCTTTCTGCTCTTCGTCTTCCCCGGGGATGCGGCCGCCGGCTCCTCGGGCTTTATCCTGTCGTTCTTAGGGGGGCTGGGGGTGCTCTCCGGCGCGGTAGGCTACTGCCCGATATATGCGTTCCTCAAGATCGACACCTCCGGAAAGAAGGAGGAGGGGGGGAGGGGGAGGGAGGGGCCCTCTAAGGGGTAA
- a CDS encoding M23 family metallopeptidase — protein sequence MNGFIKSSLLFLFFGCLVVFFAAASRPLEAHAPPVSVRITPGGPGGVGGVGQGDVVAVTVRGGIGGGEEILSVLGSLGEDPVHFFRAGEDSFGALVGIDLGVAPGSHDLSLIVERPGGVESYLYRVKVADGKFETQRIKLPSGMVEPSGEALKRIAREQAAVGMVFDTVTPERFWEGGFIKPVKGRMTSRFGLKRVLNGKPRSPHSGVDLASPKGRKVLASNSGRVALIGDHYFSGRTVIVDHGLGLYTMYSHLSEIIVAEGREIGRGETVGLVGSSGRATGPHLHWGARLNGARVDPLSLMKATAEEPPEPPESPKRNGPGGGGA from the coding sequence ATGAACGGGTTTATAAAGAGCTCTCTCCTCTTTCTCTTCTTCGGATGCCTGGTGGTCTTCTTCGCGGCCGCCTCACGGCCGCTGGAGGCCCATGCCCCGCCCGTAAGCGTCCGGATAACACCGGGTGGGCCGGGGGGGGTGGGGGGGGTAGGCCAGGGAGACGTCGTTGCCGTAACCGTAAGAGGGGGGATAGGGGGAGGGGAGGAGATTTTATCGGTCCTTGGCTCTCTCGGAGAGGACCCCGTCCACTTCTTCAGGGCCGGGGAGGACAGCTTCGGCGCGCTCGTCGGTATCGACCTCGGCGTCGCGCCGGGCAGCCACGACCTGAGCCTTATTGTGGAAAGGCCGGGCGGGGTCGAGAGCTACCTCTACCGGGTTAAGGTGGCCGACGGGAAGTTCGAGACCCAGAGGATAAAGCTCCCCTCCGGTATGGTCGAGCCCTCCGGAGAGGCGCTTAAGAGGATCGCGCGCGAGCAGGCTGCGGTAGGGATGGTGTTCGATACGGTGACGCCCGAAAGGTTCTGGGAGGGTGGGTTCATCAAGCCCGTCAAAGGCAGGATGACGAGCCGGTTCGGCCTTAAGAGGGTCTTGAACGGCAAGCCCCGCTCTCCCCACAGCGGGGTGGACCTCGCCTCACCAAAGGGGAGAAAGGTCCTCGCCTCGAACTCCGGGCGCGTTGCCCTCATCGGAGACCACTACTTCAGCGGCAGGACCGTCATCGTGGACCACGGCCTGGGGCTCTATACCATGTACTCCCACCTCTCGGAGATTATCGTGGCCGAAGGCCGCGAGATAGGAAGGGGGGAGACGGTGGGGCTTGTGGGGTCGAGCGGCAGGGCCACGGGGCCGCACCTGCACTGGGGAGCGCGCCTTAACGGCGCGAGGGTGGACCCTCTTAGCCTTATGAAGGCAACGGCGGAAGAACCCCCTGAGCCCCCTGAATCCCCTAAACGCAATGGTCCGGGCGGCGGGGGGGCGTAG